A window from Mixophyes fleayi isolate aMixFle1 chromosome 12, aMixFle1.hap1, whole genome shotgun sequence encodes these proteins:
- the WDR89 gene encoding WD repeat-containing protein 89 has protein sequence MEGIEQSLSHLHIAKRSSIKDSTAYILDIDVSKSVEEQNNQTIAILCSDKSIKLYRKETMTCLQEFNAHPAVLSGVRFSNSNHNLLYSACSDATVKLWDARVIGTGAVQVYNGYPSNVFISLDISCNDLVVCAGTEKVEDDSFLVFWDARYSSDTKSKEPLGVYSESHNDDVTQVRFHPTNPSLVASGSTDGLVNVFDINKDNEDDALTSTCNSDSSVNVIGWAGKDYKQVYCLTHDEGFCWWDLAQVDTEEPITLCKVEDMREKVSACPIDYLIGGLYLEKKDSLLLVGGSHSGNINLLNCDFERVTHLKALQGGHSATVRSFCWSVDDDSLLTGGEDAQLLLWKPKVKDSSPKKRDHQKMASSLQQSVRVHNTKSHSSGKKERAEC, from the coding sequence ATGGAAGGTATAGAACAATCGCTTTCGCATCTTCACATAGCAAAGCGTTCATCTATAAAAGACAGCACAGCTTACATACTTGACATTGATGTGTCTAAATCGGTGGAGGAACAAAACAATCAGACAATTGCAATATTATGTTCGGATAAATCCATTAAATTATATCGCAAGGAAACCATGACCTGTCTTCAGGAATTTAATGCACATCCTGCTGTGCTGAGTGGCGTTCGCTTTTCCAACTCCAATCACAACCTGTTGTATTCTGCTTGCAGCGACGCTACTGTAAAACTGTGGGATGCACGAGTAATTGGTACAGGAGCTGTTCAGGTATATAATGGTTACCCATCTAATGTTTTCATCAGCCTTGATATCAGCTGTAACGACCTTGTTGTCTGTGCCGGCACAGAAAAAGTAGAAGACGACTCCTTTCTGGTCTTCTGGGACGCAAGATATAGCTCAGACACAAAATCTAAAGAACCTCTTGGAGTTTATTCAGAGTCTCACAATGATGACGTCACTCAGGTGCGCTTTCATCCAACCAATCCGAGCCTGGTAGCATCTGGTTCCACAGACGGCCTTGTTAATGTGTTtgatataaataaagataatgaAGACGATGCGTTGACTTCCACTTGCAATTCTGATTCCTCTGTGAACGTTATTGGATGGGCAGGAAAGGATTATAAGCAGGTGTATTGCCTGACGCACGATGAAGGTTTCTGTTGGTGGGACCTTGCGCAGGTGGACACCGAGGAACCCATTACACTTTGTAAAGTGGAGGATATGAGGGAAAAAGTTAGTGCTTGTCCCATTGACTATCTCATTGGGGGCCTATACCTTGAGAAAAAGGATTCTTTGTTACTTGTTGGAGGGTCTCACTCTGGTAACATCAACCTTCTAAACTGTGATTTTGAGAGAGTGACGCATTTGAAAGCTCTACAAGGTGGGCACTCGGCGACCGTGCGTTCGTTCTGCTGGAGTGTGGACGACGACTCTTTGCTAACTGGTGGGGAAGACGCACAGCTGTTGTTATGGAAACCAAAAGTCAAGGACTCCTCGCCTAAAAAGAGAGACCACCAGAAAATGGCTTCCTCCTTGCAGCAGAGCGTTAGAGTGCACAACACCAAATCTCACTCCTCCGGGAAAAAAGAACGTGCTGAGTGTTGA